Proteins from one Alicyclobacillus vulcanalis genomic window:
- a CDS encoding molybdopterin-binding protein encodes MEYNLLRKTEMRVRGVHLNECHLGELAGAIAKCLGLPHDRVITIDVREREIAFDLLLHEIPAEMVVGREQALLSALSAVPGVTLDADASVSADGVLGLIALPEEMRESVLHASARMGDEVANRVRRRALVFPTGYEVRQGLIEDTNTPYLMRELEQMGYRVSQGEVLPDDLDAVIGAFYRAIEDGYGLVITTGGVGAEAKDVNVEAMEAVCEEVFAPYIVRFTQVHHRHQKPGIRVGVGQSGVTKVINLPGPHDEVVLCFQAIRPLLDEGPDVIARAMADAMKQRWMTHAGHAQKGHGILPDV; translated from the coding sequence TTGGAATACAACCTGCTCCGTAAAACCGAGATGCGCGTCCGGGGTGTTCACCTGAACGAATGTCACCTGGGTGAACTTGCGGGCGCCATCGCCAAGTGCCTCGGGCTCCCGCACGATCGCGTCATCACGATCGATGTCCGCGAGCGTGAAATTGCGTTTGACCTGTTACTGCACGAGATTCCTGCCGAGATGGTGGTGGGTCGTGAACAGGCACTTCTGTCCGCACTCAGCGCGGTTCCTGGGGTGACGCTCGACGCCGATGCTTCGGTAAGCGCGGACGGGGTGCTGGGCTTGATTGCGCTTCCCGAGGAGATGCGAGAATCCGTTCTGCACGCTTCAGCGCGAATGGGGGATGAGGTTGCAAATCGCGTTCGGCGCCGAGCCCTCGTCTTTCCCACTGGCTACGAGGTACGTCAGGGTCTGATTGAGGACACCAATACGCCATATCTCATGCGAGAATTGGAGCAGATGGGCTATCGTGTGTCACAAGGGGAGGTTCTTCCAGACGATCTCGACGCGGTGATCGGAGCGTTTTACCGGGCGATCGAGGACGGATACGGGTTGGTGATCACGACGGGTGGAGTGGGGGCAGAGGCGAAGGACGTCAATGTAGAGGCTATGGAAGCTGTCTGCGAAGAAGTTTTCGCTCCCTATATCGTGCGTTTTACACAAGTGCACCACCGGCATCAAAAACCAGGTATTCGCGTGGGGGTGGGCCAGTCAGGCGTGACGAAAGTCATCAATTTGCCGGGCCCTCATGACGAAGTAGTTCTCTGCTTTCAGGCGATTCGCCCGCTGTTAGATGAAGGTCCGGATGTCATCGCACGCGCCATGGCGGACGCCATGAAGCAACGATGGATGACCCACGCAGGGCACGCGCAGAAGGGGCATGGCATTCTGCCGGATGTGTGA
- the larC2 gene encoding nickel pincer cofactor biosynthesis protein LarC2, translating into MDTLALVVDGYRGASAAALCACLCADDDSVHLMSDVASTALGTELVLGSSANEQAVSTRSVRWDGALPETVCVGDLLYKLSSVSDVHGRTAELVRQAFAAVGLSEDHRIPGTDAVWLVACAAWFAVHFGVTVYCGRLVGRPAPRRMTDPARDLLFHPHDMSVFKGVPVLLRSDALIHSDIVALLKSFTSFDLPPALEFSNVTLGSDDGGTEMAVYFARRVPTAALPDQWKVFQSDVDHPPTHWMVEANIDDMNPEWATHLIPRLLAVGADEAYLTPVHMKKGRIGLLLSVLCPKERLTAVESVIFKETTSIGLRYYEVRKRALHREFVTVATPFGPIRVKIAYYGDRVVNRAPEYEDARRAAEAAGVPVKAVYEAVYREVDGYSG; encoded by the coding sequence ATGGATACGCTCGCGCTGGTGGTGGATGGTTATCGTGGTGCAAGCGCGGCTGCACTATGCGCCTGCCTGTGTGCTGACGATGACAGCGTGCATCTTATGTCGGACGTGGCAAGCACCGCGCTCGGCACGGAGCTCGTCCTTGGCTCGTCCGCGAATGAGCAGGCCGTATCCACGCGCAGCGTGCGGTGGGACGGAGCGCTCCCGGAAACGGTTTGCGTCGGCGATTTGCTTTACAAGCTATCCTCGGTCAGTGATGTCCATGGTCGAACCGCGGAGCTAGTGCGCCAAGCGTTTGCAGCCGTCGGCCTATCTGAAGACCATCGCATTCCGGGAACAGATGCAGTGTGGCTCGTAGCCTGCGCCGCATGGTTTGCTGTGCACTTTGGCGTCACGGTGTATTGCGGCCGCCTCGTCGGGCGACCCGCGCCTCGTCGGATGACAGACCCGGCGAGAGACCTTTTATTTCATCCTCACGACATGTCGGTGTTTAAGGGCGTGCCCGTTCTTCTTCGCTCGGATGCCCTGATTCACAGCGATATTGTCGCGCTTCTCAAGTCCTTCACGTCGTTTGATTTGCCTCCTGCACTCGAGTTTTCGAATGTTACGCTTGGATCGGACGATGGTGGCACCGAGATGGCGGTCTATTTCGCGCGGCGTGTGCCTACGGCTGCGCTGCCCGATCAATGGAAAGTATTTCAATCTGATGTCGACCATCCGCCCACTCATTGGATGGTAGAGGCTAACATTGACGATATGAACCCCGAATGGGCCACTCATCTCATCCCTCGCCTTCTTGCCGTAGGTGCGGATGAAGCGTATCTCACACCTGTGCACATGAAAAAGGGGCGCATCGGACTTCTACTCAGTGTTCTGTGCCCAAAAGAGCGGCTGACCGCCGTTGAAAGCGTGATTTTCAAAGAAACGACCTCCATCGGTTTGCGCTATTACGAGGTGCGAAAACGCGCTTTGCACCGCGAATTCGTGACGGTGGCAACGCCATTTGGACCCATTCGCGTCAAAATCGCGTACTACGGCGACCGGGTTGTGAATCGTGCGCCGGAATATGAGGACGCACGCCGAGCCGCCGAAGCGGCCGGGGTACCGGTTAAGGCGGTGTACGAGGCGGTTTATCGCGAAGTCGATGGATATTCAGGTTAG
- a CDS encoding L-lactate permease — MATLSTIAAFIPIVAVAVLLLVFRVSSHLASVAVWALTVALCALPTAFHMSFVEGVEATLYALVSALPIVIVLSFGALLYQVLSCTGAIDALAQRLASAFRDEVVSALFISAALGTGFEWASGFGLGIVMVAPLYRLLGRREAQVVKLSLLTQFWIPWGAYGASSLATAELTGIPLHVLATKSALVGWPLTYLYLGLISLISGGWRGLRAHWHLVAVSATVMGFVTWAASQWLEPSTAGGFAAAAVGALLWWYARGRRPGHGESTEERVPALRLWRVMSPYALVVGYLAAANGVPAFHNRLDEWGTWSLQRAGAHVSFLVSPGVALLLACPLAVWLLSPNGKRAEVSRRAVSATHRQVWRTVLATIAFMETSAWMERSGMFHVIALDFTRPGVIAVLIASPIVAALGGFVAGTSTASNAMLSPLQLQFAQFTHLPVSIFAVAQNVASAQTAYIAPSRITFATSFANELGAEGRYMRQLAPWSLIAVGWVAIVDILVWAVHG, encoded by the coding sequence GTGGCAACCTTATCGACCATAGCCGCCTTCATACCAATTGTGGCCGTCGCGGTACTGTTGCTCGTCTTTCGGGTGTCAAGCCATCTCGCCTCTGTCGCGGTTTGGGCGCTGACGGTTGCTCTGTGTGCATTGCCCACGGCCTTTCACATGAGCTTCGTCGAGGGGGTAGAGGCTACCCTCTACGCACTCGTGTCCGCTCTGCCAATTGTAATTGTGTTATCTTTCGGAGCGCTCCTCTACCAAGTGCTCTCATGCACTGGGGCCATCGATGCACTGGCACAGAGGCTTGCGTCCGCGTTCAGAGACGAAGTCGTCAGTGCCCTTTTCATATCAGCCGCACTGGGAACAGGATTCGAGTGGGCGAGCGGGTTTGGACTCGGAATTGTCATGGTGGCTCCACTTTATCGGCTTCTCGGGAGACGCGAGGCGCAGGTCGTAAAACTTTCTTTGCTAACCCAGTTTTGGATTCCCTGGGGTGCCTACGGTGCGAGTTCGCTCGCAACGGCCGAATTGACGGGGATACCGTTGCATGTACTCGCCACAAAGAGCGCGCTTGTGGGATGGCCCCTGACGTACTTGTATCTAGGACTTATCTCCCTAATTTCTGGGGGATGGCGAGGCTTGAGGGCGCATTGGCATCTTGTCGCGGTGAGCGCCACCGTCATGGGATTCGTCACCTGGGCGGCGAGCCAGTGGCTTGAACCGTCTACCGCAGGCGGTTTTGCAGCAGCGGCTGTAGGTGCCTTGCTCTGGTGGTATGCACGTGGTCGGCGACCTGGGCACGGGGAGTCGACTGAGGAAAGGGTACCCGCATTGCGCTTGTGGCGTGTCATGTCTCCGTACGCGCTGGTAGTGGGTTATCTCGCTGCTGCGAATGGTGTACCTGCGTTCCACAATCGCTTGGACGAGTGGGGAACGTGGTCCTTGCAACGTGCCGGTGCACATGTGTCCTTTCTTGTGAGTCCCGGGGTGGCTCTGCTCCTTGCCTGCCCGCTTGCGGTCTGGCTTCTGAGCCCTAACGGAAAGCGAGCTGAGGTGTCTCGTCGGGCGGTAAGTGCGACACATCGTCAAGTTTGGCGGACTGTTCTAGCGACGATTGCCTTCATGGAAACGTCGGCGTGGATGGAGCGCAGCGGAATGTTCCACGTGATTGCGCTGGATTTCACACGACCTGGTGTCATCGCGGTTCTCATCGCTTCTCCCATTGTGGCAGCGCTTGGTGGATTCGTCGCAGGTACAAGCACCGCGTCAAACGCCATGTTATCTCCCCTGCAACTGCAATTCGCCCAGTTCACCCATCTGCCTGTCTCTATTTTTGCCGTCGCGCAGAACGTAGCATCAGCCCAGACCGCATACATCGCGCCTTCGAGAATTACGTTTGCGACGAGTTTCGCGAATGAACTGGGCGCGGAGGGGCGGTACATGCGCCAGTTAGCTCCCTGGAGCCTGATCGCGGTGGGATGGGTTGCCATAGTGGACATTCTGGTGTGGGCTGTGCACGGTTGA
- a CDS encoding acetaldehyde dehydrogenase (acetylating), translating into MRKLKAAIVGSGNIGTDLMIKLMRSSWLEPCWMIGIDPASDGLRRAANLGLEVSADGLKAILERGTRPDVVFDATSAKAHVRHAKMLREAGIQAIDLTPAARGPYVIAAVNLKDHLESPNVNMVTCGGQATVPMVYAVSRIVPVRYAEIVATIASKSAGPGTRQNIDEFTQTTARALETIGGAKRGKAIIILNPAEPPILMRDTVYCMIEDSSAEVVARVMESIYDMVRHVQTFVPGYRLNRDPIVMDNIVSISLEVEGLGDYLPVYAGNLDIMTAAAVKFGEEYAKRRLSLDGVEVPQ; encoded by the coding sequence GTGAGAAAACTCAAAGCCGCGATAGTTGGATCCGGAAATATTGGCACAGACCTCATGATCAAACTCATGAGGAGCTCATGGTTGGAGCCATGCTGGATGATAGGGATCGACCCAGCATCGGACGGGCTGCGCCGAGCTGCGAATTTAGGTCTTGAGGTTTCGGCTGATGGGCTCAAGGCCATACTCGAGCGAGGAACGAGGCCCGATGTGGTGTTCGACGCCACCAGCGCGAAGGCCCATGTGCGACATGCAAAAATGCTGCGTGAAGCTGGCATTCAAGCCATCGATCTTACACCTGCAGCGCGCGGTCCTTATGTCATTGCGGCCGTGAATCTCAAAGACCATTTGGAATCTCCCAACGTGAACATGGTGACGTGTGGTGGGCAAGCCACGGTGCCAATGGTTTACGCGGTGAGCCGAATTGTGCCTGTTCGCTACGCAGAGATTGTTGCCACCATTGCAAGCAAGAGTGCGGGGCCTGGGACAAGGCAAAACATTGACGAATTCACACAGACGACGGCTCGAGCATTGGAGACCATCGGAGGAGCCAAGCGAGGCAAGGCGATCATCATTCTAAATCCTGCGGAGCCTCCGATTCTCATGCGCGATACCGTGTACTGCATGATTGAGGATTCGTCAGCTGAAGTAGTGGCTCGCGTGATGGAATCGATTTACGACATGGTGCGCCACGTACAGACGTTCGTGCCGGGATATCGCTTGAACCGCGATCCCATCGTGATGGACAACATCGTCAGTATTTCGCTGGAAGTTGAAGGATTGGGAGATTACCTTCCGGTCTACGCTGGAAACTTGGACATCATGACGGCAGCGGCAGTCAAGTTTGGTGAAGAGTACGCGAAGCGTAGGCTCTCGCTGGACGGAGTGGAGGTACCACAATGA
- the dmpG gene encoding 4-hydroxy-2-oxovalerate aldolase, producing MTSIRLTDVTLRDGMHAVRHQFSLEDARAIAGALDATGIDMIEAAHGDGLGGSSVQYGFAKEDEEAYLRAVCEAAPNTKVAALLLPGIGTVDDMKRAVDCGIRVIRIATHSTEADISEEHIHEARKLGLEVVGFLMLSHMTPTHVLVEEAQKMASYGAQCVYIVDSAGAMLMDEVSEKVSALRGSLPGEVEVGFHAHNNLGASVANSIAAVRAGAERIDASLAGLGAGAGNTPLEVFVAACEKLDIHTGVDLYRAMDAAEDIVRPRMIRPVIPDRDSLTLGYAGVYSSFLLHADRAAKRFGVDARDILVELGKRRVVGGQEDMIIDVAFELARSVDRRSEGEKRT from the coding sequence ATGACTTCAATTCGACTTACGGACGTTACGCTAAGGGATGGGATGCACGCCGTTCGGCACCAATTCAGTTTGGAAGATGCGAGAGCCATTGCAGGAGCGCTAGACGCGACTGGAATTGACATGATCGAAGCCGCGCATGGGGATGGGCTTGGCGGCAGCTCCGTCCAATACGGATTTGCGAAGGAAGACGAGGAAGCCTATCTGCGCGCCGTCTGCGAAGCTGCGCCGAACACCAAGGTGGCCGCCCTGCTCCTCCCGGGAATCGGAACAGTCGACGATATGAAACGGGCGGTTGACTGCGGTATACGCGTGATTCGCATTGCGACGCATTCGACCGAGGCAGATATATCGGAGGAACACATTCACGAGGCGCGCAAATTGGGCCTGGAAGTCGTTGGCTTTTTGATGCTCTCGCACATGACGCCCACCCATGTGCTGGTTGAGGAAGCCCAAAAGATGGCTTCCTACGGCGCGCAATGCGTCTACATCGTAGATTCCGCGGGGGCAATGTTGATGGACGAGGTCAGCGAGAAGGTCTCTGCCTTACGAGGGAGCCTGCCGGGAGAGGTTGAAGTGGGATTTCACGCTCACAATAACCTGGGTGCGTCCGTTGCAAATTCCATTGCGGCTGTACGGGCAGGGGCGGAACGAATCGACGCGAGCCTCGCCGGCTTGGGAGCCGGGGCCGGAAATACTCCACTTGAAGTGTTCGTGGCCGCCTGCGAGAAGCTCGACATCCATACCGGTGTTGACCTCTATCGAGCGATGGACGCAGCAGAGGATATCGTGAGACCCAGAATGATACGGCCTGTCATCCCAGATCGAGACAGCCTGACTCTAGGGTACGCTGGCGTCTACTCAAGCTTTTTGTTACATGCGGACCGCGCGGCGAAGCGCTTCGGCGTGGACGCCAGGGATATCCTGGTCGAACTCGGAAAGCGAAGAGTGGTTGGTGGGCAGGAGGACATGATTATCGATGTGGCATTTGAGTTAGCTCGATCCGTCGATCGTCGGTCAGAGGGAGAGAAACGAACATGA